The following coding sequences are from one Candidatus Nitrosopumilus sp. SW window:
- a CDS encoding 30S ribosomal protein S27ae has product MAGKKGSSPNVYSYYKVDGDKVSRIKKICSRCGKGVFMSEHKDRHTCGKCGLTEFNQ; this is encoded by the coding sequence ATGGCAGGTAAGAAAGGTTCCAGTCCAAATGTATATTCATACTACAAAGTAGACGGAGACAAAGTTTCAAGAATTAAAAAAATTTGTTCAAGATGTGGTAAAGGAGTTTTCATGTCTGAACACAAAGATAGACACACATGCGGAAAATGTGGATTAACAGAATTTAATCAATAA
- a CDS encoding tRNA pseudouridine(54/55) synthase Pus10, with translation MTTYQKIIPIANQILKKYDLCEHCLGRLFSKQLHLSSNKLLGKKLKKNLKSAQRCYICKNLFDNLNYFLNMMLDSASSYSYSSFSVGAIIKPSIIDRDDIVRSKYKLKGIDGIKTDITKELGKLFSKKTQKTFDYLDPEIVFTVNLKDESCDIRSKSLTLSGRYVKSIRGFLQKQKSCSNCSGKGCRICDFHGITEYDSVEGEISQFLFKKLGGTTAKFTWIGGEDKSSLVLGTGRPFFVKIQNPHKRNLRVSSVNLKHTKVNNLKIVLDSPKKPLKFNSSVEAKISTSSKIDSKLLQKLKNLTQNPIVVYEKSGKRSEKKIFSIKHKKHDDTSFTLFFKFEGGLPVKRFVTGDDVSPGISQTLNIPCKCLEFDFHDVEVK, from the coding sequence ATGACTACTTATCAGAAAATTATTCCCATCGCAAACCAAATATTAAAAAAATATGATTTATGTGAACATTGTCTAGGACGGTTGTTTTCAAAACAACTCCATCTTTCATCAAACAAACTTCTTGGAAAAAAACTAAAGAAAAATTTAAAATCTGCTCAAAGATGTTACATTTGTAAAAATCTATTTGATAATTTGAATTATTTTTTGAATATGATGCTTGATTCTGCATCTTCCTACTCTTATTCTTCATTTAGTGTTGGTGCAATAATAAAACCCTCAATTATAGACAGAGATGATATTGTACGGTCTAAATACAAACTAAAAGGAATTGATGGAATAAAGACTGATATCACAAAAGAATTAGGAAAACTGTTTTCTAAAAAAACCCAGAAAACATTTGATTATTTGGATCCTGAAATTGTTTTTACTGTCAATCTAAAAGATGAGTCTTGTGATATAAGATCCAAATCTTTGACTCTATCTGGAAGATATGTTAAATCGATACGAGGTTTTTTGCAAAAACAAAAATCTTGTTCAAATTGTTCTGGTAAAGGATGTAGAATTTGTGATTTTCATGGAATCACTGAGTATGATAGTGTTGAAGGAGAAATATCCCAATTTCTTTTTAAAAAATTAGGTGGAACCACTGCTAAATTCACCTGGATTGGTGGTGAGGATAAATCAAGCTTAGTTTTGGGTACGGGACGACCATTTTTTGTCAAAATTCAAAACCCTCACAAACGAAATCTGAGAGTATCTTCTGTAAATCTAAAACATACCAAAGTTAATAATCTGAAAATTGTTCTTGACTCTCCAAAAAAACCTCTGAAATTTAATTCATCAGTTGAGGCAAAAATTTCCACTTCTTCAAAGATTGATTCGAAACTTTTGCAGAAATTAAAAAATCTCACTCAAAACCCTATTGTTGTTTATGAGAAATCTGGAAAACGCTCTGAGAAAAAAATATTTTCCATAAAACACAAGAAACATGACGATACTTCTTTTACATTATTTTTCAAGTTTGAAGGCGGCTTACCTGTAAAACGGTTTGTTACTGGCGATGATGTTTCTCCTGGAATAAGTCAGACTCTTAATATTCCCTGTAAATGCCTTGAATTTGATTTTCATGACGTTGAAGTAAAATGA